A single region of the Labeo rohita strain BAU-BD-2019 chromosome 3, IGBB_LRoh.1.0, whole genome shotgun sequence genome encodes:
- the coil gene encoding coilin yields the protein MATSSLNSIRVRLYFDYPPPATPECRMCWLLVDLNKCRVVADLSSIIKQKFGYSRKTILDLFIEDCYLPSTESIYIVRDNDSIRVKVSSPVYINGAEAQQNSETNSKTKKREREDETQICEGVSKKNKHEDQINGSAPAEDAKKKKKKKKKEVKESAAKPATPQKNTETPSSTKNNRKSVSAVSSSDKTTRAKTQQPVSSSSDSSEDESHNKAPLPKPKPKQNGTAKKPRRESTSSDSSSSDDTEKPKRNVPVQPLPVTPKLSSITSKLQTPQRRDSSTDSSSSSSSSPSQVKPTAKKSQVATQPSSSTQSSIQSVSSSVSKKPQDKEGSSDSDASEIELVIKKPNLQGMGLKIAGVSEAAGRDRGNTRGQERGRGRGANRGSGRGGFGRAKGTPWKQDFHYNYENGERQKQNDSLTNESFILQNPPEIAPKRDYTALPLLAAPPAVGQKIAFKLLELTENYTPEVSDYKEGKIIAFNPQTKMMELEMLSRPQAPAEPGKFDLVYQNPDGSERVEYAVTHGSQLTERWDSLLEPRLIVENVG from the exons ATGGCCACCTCCAGTCTCAATTCAATCAGGGTTAGATTGTACTTTGATTACCCTCCTCCTGCGACACCTGAGTGTCGGATGTGTTGGTTGCTGGTGGACTTAAACAAATGCCGAGTTGTCGCAGATCTTTCCAGCATCATAAAGCAAAAGTTTGGCTACAGCCGTAAGACTATTTTAGACTTGTTTATTGAGGATTGCTACCTGCCTTCCACAGAGAGTATTTATATAGTACGCGATAATGACAGTATAAG GGTGAAGGTGTCCAGTCCTGTTTATATCAATGGGGCAGAAGCTCAACAGAACTCTGAAACAAACTCAAAgaccaaaaaaagagaaagagaggatgAGACGCAGATCTGTGAAggtgtaagtaaaaaaaataagcatgaaGATCAGATCAATGGCTCTGCACCTGCAGAAGATgccaaaaagaagaagaaaaagaagaagaaagaggtGAAAGAGTCAGCCGCCAAACCTGCCACTCCTCAAAAGAACACTGAAACCCCCTCTTCtactaaaaacaacagaaaaagcGTTTCTGCTGTTTCTTCTAGTGATAAAACGACTCGTGCAAAGACTCAGCAACCAGTGTCAAGTTCTTCAGACAGCAGTGAGGATGAGTCTCACAATAAGGCCCCTCTACCAAAACCCAAACCCAAGCAGAATGGCACTGCCAAAAAGCCACGGAGAGAAAGCACATCGTCAGATTCATCATCTTCGGATGACACCGAGAAACCTAAAAGGAACGTTCCTGTACAGCCACTTCCTGTTACACCTAAACTATCTAGCATAACCTCAAAACTACAGACACCGCAACGTAGAGACAGCTCCACGGattcctcttcctcctcatcGTCGTCACCCAGCCAGGTCAAACCTACAGCTAAGAAATCACAAGTAGCGACTCAGCCCTCCTCAAGCACTCAAAGTTCAATTCAGTCTGTCTCATCTTCTGTGTCTAAAAAGCCCCAGGATAAGGAAGGGAGCTCAGACTCTGATGCCAGTGAAATTGAGCTTGTGATTAAGAAACCAAACCTGCAAGGAATGGGGTTGAAAATTGCTGGTGTTAGTGAGGCGGCAGGCAGGGACAGAGGAAACACAAGAGGTCAGGAGAGAGGCAGAGGTCGAGGTGCAAACCGAGGCAGTGGGAGAGGAGGTTTTGGTAGGGCTAAAGGAACACCGTGGAAACAAGACTTTCATTACAACTATGAAAATGGCGAAAGGCAGAAACAGAATGATTCCCTGACTAATGAAAGTTTTATTCTGCAG AATCCACCTGAAATTGCTCCCAAACGGGACTACACAGCTTTACCCTTGCTTGCAGCTCCCCCTGCAGTGGGCCAAAAAATTGCATTCAAG CTTTTGGAGCTGACTGAGAACTACACACCAGAGGTGTCTGATTATAAA GAAGGGAAGATTATTGCATTCAATCCTCAAACAAAAATGATGGAGCTTGAAATGCTTTCTCGACCTCAAG CTCCAGCTGAACCTGGCAAGTTTGACCTGGTATATCAGAACCCTGATGGATCAGAGAGAGTGGAGTATGCTGTCACACATGGATCACAG CTGACTGAGCGTTGGGATTCTCTTTTGGAGCCCCGGCTCATTGTGGAGAATGTTGGATGA